A region of the Vibrio rumoiensis genome:
TCAGTTTCAATTTCAGCACGGCCTTGATCTAGGATCTTTTGACGCTCAGTTTGAGCTTCAAGTTGGCTTTCTTCTAAAATCTGACTTTTACGCTTATTCGCTTGCTCGATGATCTCAGCAGCCGCTTTTTTTGCTTCTTTCAATTTATCTGAAGCATTAGCTTGCGCCAGGCTCAAGTCTTTAGCTGCGCGGTCAGCGGCTGCTAAACCATCAGCAATATTTTTCTGACGATTTTCGATTGC
Encoded here:
- the atpF gene encoding F0F1 ATP synthase subunit B, which codes for MNINATLLGQAIAFVLFVWFCMKYVWPPLMAAIENRQKNIADGLAAADRAAKDLSLAQANASDKLKEAKKAAAEIIEQANKRKSQILEESQLEAQTERQKILDQGRAEIETERNRARDELRKQVAVLAIAGAEKILERSIDQSVNQDILDDITAKL